In Labeo rohita strain BAU-BD-2019 chromosome 16, IGBB_LRoh.1.0, whole genome shotgun sequence, one DNA window encodes the following:
- the LOC127178474 gene encoding tripartite motif-containing protein 16 isoform X2: MAGARVFRDEFLCSVCQNLLKDPVTIQCGHSYCESCITGCWDLENQTRVFSCPQCRQTFSPRPALAKNTMLAEVVEKLKKGNYPSDCDAGAGDVQCDVCTGRKSKAVKSCLMCLNSYCQNHLEQHESWFQGKRHNLTDATGPLREMICQKHEKLLEVFCRTDQKCICVLCTMDEHKNHDTVSAAAQRTEKQHQLKEMHNTLQQRIQQKEKDLQQLREAVESHKAAGQDSERTFTEPIRSVIEKSHSELIQLIRDQEKAAVSQAKGRLEQLEQEVNYLRRGDTELEQISHTQDHIQFLQTFQSLSAPAESTDINADQVLSLFTSDGLRESFHQLRDKLEDFCKEELKKISDRVTLTNVVPRSRNDFLQHSLQLTLDLNTVNKWLRLSESNRVITFTEKKRRYPNHPDRFDYWYQVLCRESVCGHCYWELEWSGNKSVCISVSYKSISRKGWGTECGFGYNNQSWSLLCSSSRYSFIHNNIKTDLAVKSISSRIGVFVDHSAGTLSFYSVSDTMSLIHTVQTAFTQPLYPGFCVHERSSVKLTDCIERFYP; this comes from the exons ATGGCAGGAGCCAGAGTTTTTCGGGATGAGTTCTTGTGTTCAGTGTGTCAGAATCTCCTGAAGGATCCAGTGACCATCCAatgtggacacagttactgtgAGAGCTGTATTACAGGCTGCTGGGATCTGGAGAATCAGACGAGAGTCTTcagctgccctcagtgcagacaAACCTTCAGTCCAAGACCTGCTTTAGCTAAAAACACCATGCTAGCTGAAGTGGTGGAGAAACTCAAGAAGGGAAATTATCCTTCTGACTGTGACGCTGGAGCTGGAGATGTGCAGTGTGACGTTTGTACTGGAAGAAAATCCAAAGCCGTCAAGTCCTGTCTTATGTGTCTGAACTCTTACTGTCAGAATCAccttgaacaacatgagagcTGGTTTCAAGGAAAGAGACACAATTTGACTGATGCCACTGGTCCACTGAGGGAGATGATCTGCCAAAAACATGAGAAGCTCCTTGAGGTTTTCTGTCGCACTGAtcagaaatgtatatgtgtCCTGTGTACGATGGATGAACATAAAAACCATGACACTGTGTCAGCTGCAGCACAGAGGACAGAGAAACAG CACCAGTTGAAGGAGATGCATAATACGCTCCAGCAGAGAATTcagcagaaagagaaagatCTTCAGCAGCTGAGAGAGGCTGTGGAGTCTCATAAG GCAGCAGGGCAGGACAGTGAGAGGACCTTTACTGAGCCCATCCGCTCAGTCATTGAGAAAAGCCACTCTGAACTGATACAGctgatcagagatcaggaaaaGGCTGCAGTGAGTCAAGCTAAAGGACGACTGGAGCAACTGGAGCAGGAGGTCAATTATCTGAGGAGGGGAGACACTGAGCTGGAGCagatttcacacacacaggatcacaTACAGTTCTTGCAG ACTTTCCAGTCTCTTTCGGCACCTGCTGAATCTACAGACATAAATGCAGATCAAGTCCTTTCTCTCTTCACTTCTGATGGCCTGAGAGAATCTTTCCATCAGCTGAGAGACAAACTGGAGGATTTCTGCAAAGAGGAGCTCAAGAAGATCTCAGACAGAG TCACATTAACCAACGTTGTTCCCAGGAGCAGGAATGACTTCCTACAAC ATTCCCTTCAGCTCACTCTGGATCTGAACACAGTGAATAAATGGCTCCGTCTGTCTGAGAGCAACAGAGTAATTactttcactgaaaaaaaacggcGTTATCCtaatcatccagacagatttgattattggtatcaggtgttgtgtagagagagtgtgtgtggacacTGTTACTGGGAGCTGGAGTGGAGTGGAAATAAGAGTGTgtgtatatcagtgtcatataagagcatcagcaggaagggatgGGGTACTGAGTGTGGGTTTGGATATAAtaatcagtcctggagtttgttgTGCTCTTCCTCCAGATACTCATTCATACACAATAACATAAAGACTGATCTCGCTGTGAAGTCCATCagcagtagaataggagtgtttgtggatcacagtgcaggaactctgtccttctacagtgtctctgacacaatgagcctcatccacacagtccagactGCATTCACTCAACCGCTGTATCCTGGGTTTTGTGTTCATGAAagatcatcagtgaaactgaCAGACTGTATAGAGAGATTCTACCCTTAA
- the LOC127178474 gene encoding tripartite motif-containing protein 16 isoform X1, producing MAGARVFRDEFLCSVCQNLLKDPVTIQCGHSYCESCITGCWDLENQTRVFSCPQCRQTFSPRPALAKNTMLAEVVEKLKKGNYPSDCDAGAGDVQCDVCTGRKSKAVKSCLMCLNSYCQNHLEQHESWFQGKRHNLTDATGPLREMICQKHEKLLEVFCRTDQKCICVLCTMDEHKNHDTVSAAAQRTEKQHQLKEMHNTLQQRIQQKEKDLQQLREAVESHKRSAQAAGQDSERTFTEPIRSVIEKSHSELIQLIRDQEKAAVSQAKGRLEQLEQEVNYLRRGDTELEQISHTQDHIQFLQTFQSLSAPAESTDINADQVLSLFTSDGLRESFHQLRDKLEDFCKEELKKISDRVTLTNVVPRSRNDFLQHSLQLTLDLNTVNKWLRLSESNRVITFTEKKRRYPNHPDRFDYWYQVLCRESVCGHCYWELEWSGNKSVCISVSYKSISRKGWGTECGFGYNNQSWSLLCSSSRYSFIHNNIKTDLAVKSISSRIGVFVDHSAGTLSFYSVSDTMSLIHTVQTAFTQPLYPGFCVHERSSVKLTDCIERFYP from the exons ATGGCAGGAGCCAGAGTTTTTCGGGATGAGTTCTTGTGTTCAGTGTGTCAGAATCTCCTGAAGGATCCAGTGACCATCCAatgtggacacagttactgtgAGAGCTGTATTACAGGCTGCTGGGATCTGGAGAATCAGACGAGAGTCTTcagctgccctcagtgcagacaAACCTTCAGTCCAAGACCTGCTTTAGCTAAAAACACCATGCTAGCTGAAGTGGTGGAGAAACTCAAGAAGGGAAATTATCCTTCTGACTGTGACGCTGGAGCTGGAGATGTGCAGTGTGACGTTTGTACTGGAAGAAAATCCAAAGCCGTCAAGTCCTGTCTTATGTGTCTGAACTCTTACTGTCAGAATCAccttgaacaacatgagagcTGGTTTCAAGGAAAGAGACACAATTTGACTGATGCCACTGGTCCACTGAGGGAGATGATCTGCCAAAAACATGAGAAGCTCCTTGAGGTTTTCTGTCGCACTGAtcagaaatgtatatgtgtCCTGTGTACGATGGATGAACATAAAAACCATGACACTGTGTCAGCTGCAGCACAGAGGACAGAGAAACAG CACCAGTTGAAGGAGATGCATAATACGCTCCAGCAGAGAATTcagcagaaagagaaagatCTTCAGCAGCTGAGAGAGGCTGTGGAGTCTCATAAG CGCTCTGCACAGGCAGCAGGGCAGGACAGTGAGAGGACCTTTACTGAGCCCATCCGCTCAGTCATTGAGAAAAGCCACTCTGAACTGATACAGctgatcagagatcaggaaaaGGCTGCAGTGAGTCAAGCTAAAGGACGACTGGAGCAACTGGAGCAGGAGGTCAATTATCTGAGGAGGGGAGACACTGAGCTGGAGCagatttcacacacacaggatcacaTACAGTTCTTGCAG ACTTTCCAGTCTCTTTCGGCACCTGCTGAATCTACAGACATAAATGCAGATCAAGTCCTTTCTCTCTTCACTTCTGATGGCCTGAGAGAATCTTTCCATCAGCTGAGAGACAAACTGGAGGATTTCTGCAAAGAGGAGCTCAAGAAGATCTCAGACAGAG TCACATTAACCAACGTTGTTCCCAGGAGCAGGAATGACTTCCTACAAC ATTCCCTTCAGCTCACTCTGGATCTGAACACAGTGAATAAATGGCTCCGTCTGTCTGAGAGCAACAGAGTAATTactttcactgaaaaaaaacggcGTTATCCtaatcatccagacagatttgattattggtatcaggtgttgtgtagagagagtgtgtgtggacacTGTTACTGGGAGCTGGAGTGGAGTGGAAATAAGAGTGTgtgtatatcagtgtcatataagagcatcagcaggaagggatgGGGTACTGAGTGTGGGTTTGGATATAAtaatcagtcctggagtttgttgTGCTCTTCCTCCAGATACTCATTCATACACAATAACATAAAGACTGATCTCGCTGTGAAGTCCATCagcagtagaataggagtgtttgtggatcacagtgcaggaactctgtccttctacagtgtctctgacacaatgagcctcatccacacagtccagactGCATTCACTCAACCGCTGTATCCTGGGTTTTGTGTTCATGAAagatcatcagtgaaactgaCAGACTGTATAGAGAGATTCTACCCTTAA
- the LOC127178477 gene encoding uncharacterized protein LOC127178477: protein MNHFHTHNTCCVKDVQSMEAVSRPLNQGIVAICNICKSLKIAHVSSTGICSNYKQIRKNIEDAEQCLKTSETMIKEKLGYLDECMEQLIREKQNVEQQKKEKSLAIKNLLIKKKSVEESLKQSKAALEQAEKHIESTNYAIRAHREKMSTCDDVATAGAILLAVPIIGWIAGPIMINEGQQGFEEAANALRDAEWERQNFVSQVRNFNEKVLHYKRIISRTQNEIRETNEALKITGRKTEEVQKHLTGTADIQQMVRRVVYLLSVLSGRVAVLERQTQRFILWQPVVKVVEDVMKAIVNIAENQLLYCNSAPGLINTLRENVEGLLALCNSPSNSNYDSYY from the exons ATGAAccattttcacacacacaa CACCTGCTGTGTGAAGGATGTGCAGTCTATGGAGGCAGTTTCTAGGCCCTTAAATCAGGGAATTGTTGCTATCTGCAACATCTGCAAGTCCCTCAAGATAGCTCATGTCAGTTCTACTGGCATATGCTCCAATTACAAACAAATTAGGAAGAATATTGAGGATGCTGAGCAGTGCTTGAAAACATCAGAGACAATGATTAAAGAAAAACTGGGATATTTGGATGAATGCATGGAGCAGCTTATTAGAGAGAAACAAAATGTTGAACAgcagaaaaaagagaaaagcctGGCCATTAAAAATTTGCTCATAAAGAAGAAATCTGTTGAGGAGTCATTAAAGCAATCCAAAGCAGCTTTGGAGCAGGCTGAAAAACATATAGAATCAACAAATTATGCCATAAGAGCACATCGAGAAAAGATGAGTACATGCGATGATGTAGCAACTGCAGGGGCAATACTGCTTGCAGTACCAATTATTGGATGGATTGCTG GTCCAATAATGATAAATGAGGGACAGCAGGGATTTGAAGAAGCTGCAAATGCCTTGAGAGATGCTGAATGGGAGAGACAAAACTTTGTGTCACAAGTGAGGAACTTTAATGAAAAAGTGCTTCATTACAAGAGAATAATCTCTAGGACACAGAATGAAATTAGGGAAACCAATGAGGCACTGAAGATAACTGGGAGGAAGACTGAAGAGGTTCAAAAGCATCTAACAGGCACAGCTGATATTCAGCAAATGGTCAGGAGAGTTGTGTACCTTCTGAGTGTTCTTAGTGGAAGAGTCGCAGTACTGGAGAGGCAAACACAACGTTTCATCCTCTGGCAGCCTGTGGTAAAGGTCGTGGAAGATGTGATGAAGGCAATAGTAAATATCGCTGAGAATCAGCTCCTCTATTGTAATAGTGCACCAGGCCTTATTAATACTTTGAGGGAGAATGTTGAAGGTTTACTGGCTTTATGCAACTCACCCAGTAATTCTAATTATGACAGCTATTACTGA